A region of Microscilla marina ATCC 23134 DNA encodes the following proteins:
- a CDS encoding TlpA family protein disulfide reductase, translating to MKKIIFTLLLIAATTIVQAQEIKKIKLVTLEKLVNPQDDITYVVNFWATWCRPCVKELPYFERLQAKYSHQKVKVILVAVEDSEQKVKLFVQKKKIKAQVLLLDETKSDVWIPKVNKSWDGAIPVTLFINGKAGKREFHKGDLTEAELNKKVESILKQIK from the coding sequence ATGAAAAAAATAATATTTACTTTATTACTTATTGCTGCTACTACTATAGTACAGGCACAAGAGATAAAAAAAATAAAACTGGTCACACTTGAAAAGCTAGTAAACCCTCAAGATGATATTACTTATGTAGTCAACTTTTGGGCTACCTGGTGTCGCCCTTGTGTCAAAGAGTTGCCGTATTTTGAACGGCTCCAGGCAAAGTATAGCCACCAAAAAGTAAAAGTAATATTGGTAGCAGTAGAGGACTCGGAACAAAAGGTGAAACTTTTTGTTCAAAAGAAAAAAATCAAGGCTCAAGTACTATTGCTTGATGAAACCAAAAGCGATGTATGGATTCCTAAGGTGAATAAAAGTTGGGATGGAGCCATTCCAGTTACGTTGTTTATCAATGGTAAAGCTGGCAAACGTGAGTTTCATAAAGGAGACCTGACCGAGGCTGAACTAAACAAGAAAGTTGAATCAATTTTAAAACAAATCAAATAA
- a CDS encoding NUDIX hydrolase translates to MENLDYFDDNLNYLGTASRKEIHEKGLWHKTIHCWILRTDPTDQQPYVVFQQRSAQKEYNPLTLDISAAGHYGAGETDQEATREIEEELGIQVQWEKLRFLGILQEANIIKGQYGATAINREFCYTYFLVDNRPLSSYRVQESELATVVQIPVDEGLKLFSGETNSVQGRNIHDELTTYSIADFLPRDKTYYLKIFVMAERYFEGKKYLVI, encoded by the coding sequence ATGGAAAACTTAGATTATTTTGACGATAACCTCAATTATTTGGGTACTGCCTCAAGAAAAGAAATACATGAGAAAGGGCTGTGGCACAAAACTATTCACTGTTGGATATTGCGTACAGACCCTACCGATCAACAACCTTATGTAGTGTTTCAACAACGAAGCGCCCAAAAAGAATATAACCCGTTGACCTTAGATATTTCGGCAGCCGGGCACTATGGAGCTGGTGAAACCGACCAGGAAGCAACCCGCGAAATAGAGGAAGAGCTAGGCATACAGGTACAATGGGAGAAGTTGCGATTTTTAGGTATATTACAAGAAGCCAATATTATTAAGGGGCAATATGGGGCAACTGCTATCAACCGGGAGTTTTGCTATACTTATTTTTTGGTTGACAATCGTCCTTTGAGTAGCTATAGAGTTCAAGAATCGGAGCTTGCCACTGTTGTACAAATTCCGGTAGATGAAGGACTCAAGTTGTTTTCAGGTGAGACAAACAGCGTTCAAGGACGAAATATACACGATGAACTTACGACCTATTCTATAGCCGATTTTTTACCTAGAGACAAGACCTATTATCTCAAAATTTTTGTGATGGCAGAACGTTATTTTGAGGGTAAAAAATACTTGGTGATTTAA
- a CDS encoding DUF1611 domain-containing protein — MSLTTIQLKTPYLIFLGDVDNFVFAKTGAGIVQWRPELVKGQLRFSGNNLSLNVPDMTVQEAAKAGAKSLVLGVAPIGGQIKDHWLRVFEEALALGMDLVSGLHYRLERFPSLVAAAKTSGAQLINVRTPASSFPVGTGKKRPGKRLLMVGTDCAVGKKYTALAMTQALKEQGINATFRATGQTGIMIAGSGVPIDAVITDFVSGAAEALSPDNDPIHWDVIEGQGSILHPGYAAVSLGLLHGSQPDAFVVCHEPTRLTMEGFPDTAKPNIAQCIEYTLLNGQVTNPNIRCIGISVNTARLPEVEQLPYLSRLSQEFNLPCVDPILTGCDDLVTQLMQGSK, encoded by the coding sequence ATGTCACTCACAACCATTCAACTGAAAACTCCTTACCTTATTTTTTTAGGAGATGTAGACAACTTTGTGTTTGCCAAAACTGGTGCAGGGATTGTTCAATGGCGTCCTGAACTGGTAAAAGGGCAATTGCGTTTTTCCGGAAACAATTTAAGCTTGAATGTTCCAGATATGACTGTACAGGAAGCCGCCAAAGCAGGGGCAAAAAGCCTGGTATTGGGAGTAGCCCCCATTGGAGGACAAATCAAAGATCATTGGTTGCGTGTATTTGAAGAGGCGTTGGCATTAGGAATGGACTTAGTGAGCGGTTTGCATTATCGTTTAGAGCGTTTCCCTTCTTTGGTGGCAGCAGCCAAAACATCAGGAGCCCAATTAATCAATGTGCGTACACCTGCTTCAAGTTTTCCGGTAGGTACAGGCAAAAAACGTCCAGGTAAGCGCTTGCTCATGGTGGGTACAGATTGTGCTGTGGGCAAAAAGTATACAGCATTGGCCATGACTCAAGCATTAAAAGAACAAGGAATAAACGCTACTTTTAGGGCTACCGGACAAACCGGAATTATGATTGCAGGCAGTGGAGTACCCATTGATGCTGTCATTACTGACTTTGTTTCAGGAGCAGCAGAAGCTTTATCGCCTGACAATGACCCCATTCATTGGGATGTAATAGAAGGACAAGGTTCTATTTTACACCCAGGCTATGCAGCAGTAAGTTTGGGTTTGTTGCATGGCTCTCAGCCCGATGCCTTCGTGGTATGCCACGAACCTACTCGCCTTACTATGGAGGGATTTCCTGACACTGCCAAACCCAACATAGCACAATGCATAGAATATACTTTATTGAATGGGCAGGTAACTAATCCAAACATTCGGTGTATAGGCATTAGTGTAAATACTGCTCGTTTGCCCGAAGTCGAACAGTTGCCCTATTTGAGTAGATTATCACAAGAGTTCAACCTACCTTGTGTTGATCCTATACTTACTGGGTGCGATGATTTGGTAACGCAATTAATGCAAGGAAGCAAGTAG
- the dgcA gene encoding N-acetyl-D-Glu racemase DgcA — protein MRQVQITLTPWIYKEPFVITGRTMTQSELLYVTITENGITGRGESVGVFYTNDRGGIILERAMSVKAALEQGATRQELQDLLPSGGARNAIDCALWDLEAKQAGKTIWQLLNITPKPVHTVNTISINTPDYMAAKAKLADTAHIKVKLNDEMPLERITAVCEARPDATIVVDANQGWTFDQLQDLAPKFKTLGVKMIEQPLPRGKDEVLANYDSPIVLCGDESCLDTSELEQAAKHYQMINVKLDKAGGLTEALKLVKAAKVRGLQLMVGNMVGTSLAMAPGFVVAQFCDFVDLDGALFLTKDRQYPMSYANGMVSSLKPELWG, from the coding sequence ATGAGACAAGTACAAATCACCTTAACCCCCTGGATATACAAAGAGCCTTTTGTGATTACAGGGCGCACAATGACCCAAAGCGAGTTGTTGTATGTAACTATTACTGAAAATGGGATAACAGGTAGAGGCGAGAGTGTAGGCGTATTTTATACCAACGATCGGGGAGGCATCATACTAGAGCGGGCAATGTCGGTAAAAGCAGCCCTGGAACAAGGCGCTACTCGTCAGGAACTGCAAGACTTACTGCCTTCGGGTGGGGCACGCAATGCCATTGATTGTGCTTTATGGGATTTGGAAGCAAAACAGGCGGGTAAAACAATATGGCAACTGCTAAACATTACACCCAAACCAGTACATACTGTTAACACGATTAGCATCAACACGCCAGACTATATGGCGGCTAAAGCCAAACTGGCAGATACTGCCCATATAAAGGTAAAACTCAATGATGAAATGCCGCTTGAGCGCATTACTGCAGTATGTGAAGCGCGCCCTGATGCTACTATAGTGGTAGATGCAAATCAAGGATGGACCTTTGACCAATTGCAAGATTTAGCGCCTAAATTTAAGACTCTGGGGGTAAAAATGATAGAACAACCTTTGCCCAGGGGAAAAGACGAAGTGCTTGCCAATTATGATTCACCCATTGTGCTCTGTGGCGATGAGTCTTGTTTAGATACCAGCGAACTGGAGCAAGCAGCCAAACATTACCAAATGATCAATGTAAAATTAGACAAGGCAGGTGGACTGACTGAGGCATTAAAGCTAGTAAAAGCAGCCAAAGTCAGAGGGCTACAATTGATGGTAGGTAATATGGTGGGTACTTCACTGGCAATGGCGCCTGGCTTTGTAGTGGCACAATTCTGTGATTTTGTAGACTTAGATGGGGCGTTGTTTTTAACCAAAGACCGACAATACCCCATGAGTTATGCCAATGGGATGGTTTCTAGTTTAAAGCCTGAGTTATGGGGCTAA
- the porQ gene encoding type IX secretion system protein PorQ yields MQRIIAVVLLSLVFLSAQAQIGGRRNFEFLQVPGNARLAGVGRVNVSLHQADPNVLWQNPALIDSSSSRKLGFNYTPYFADIKNTHLSYVHHVPKVGTFGAGLQYMAYGSFEQTSPNGQVVGTFVANDFAFNVGYAHQVKYFRMGASLKFIGSSIETYNSTAIAADIGGAFIHPKYDWTIGLVFKNIGVVLSNYNEFTQSRLPFEVQLGTSFKPTHMPFRFSLTLQHMQQFDITYLDPLQDVTFDASGNTVPKEKSFGDNLLRHFVIGGEFLPEKVFSVRLGYNHLINRELRETGASRFSGFSYGFRVKIKALELAFSRASYHAAGGRNFLSLYLDFNKVLKRRTVQSNLAP; encoded by the coding sequence ATGCAACGAATCATTGCTGTTGTTTTGCTTAGCTTAGTTTTTTTGAGCGCTCAAGCACAAATTGGCGGACGAAGAAATTTTGAGTTTCTTCAGGTGCCAGGCAATGCCCGCCTGGCTGGTGTGGGCAGAGTCAATGTATCACTGCACCAAGCAGACCCCAATGTACTCTGGCAAAACCCGGCTTTGATTGACTCATCTAGTTCGCGTAAACTAGGTTTTAATTACACTCCGTATTTTGCCGACATAAAAAACACTCATTTATCTTATGTACACCATGTGCCCAAAGTAGGTACGTTTGGGGCAGGGCTACAGTACATGGCATACGGTAGTTTTGAACAAACCAGCCCTAATGGACAAGTAGTAGGTACTTTTGTTGCCAATGATTTTGCGTTTAATGTTGGGTACGCCCACCAGGTAAAGTATTTCAGGATGGGTGCCAGTCTCAAATTTATCGGATCAAGTATAGAAACTTATAACTCTACTGCAATTGCGGCTGATATTGGTGGCGCTTTTATTCACCCCAAATATGACTGGACAATTGGATTGGTATTTAAAAATATAGGAGTAGTACTTAGTAATTACAATGAGTTTACCCAAAGCCGTTTGCCGTTTGAGGTACAATTAGGCACATCGTTTAAACCTACACACATGCCCTTTAGGTTTTCGCTTACGTTACAGCACATGCAACAATTTGATATTACCTACCTTGACCCACTGCAAGATGTTACTTTTGACGCTAGTGGTAATACTGTACCTAAAGAAAAAAGCTTTGGAGACAACCTGTTGCGACACTTTGTAATAGGTGGAGAATTTTTACCTGAAAAAGTTTTCAGTGTAAGGTTGGGGTATAATCATTTGATTAACCGTGAGCTACGCGAAACTGGTGCCTCACGATTTAGTGGTTTTTCGTACGGGTTTCGTGTCAAAATAAAAGCCCTGGAACTTGCTTTTTCGCGGGCAAGCTACCACGCTGCGGGCGGGCGCAACTTTTTGTCTTTGTATTTAGACTTTAACAAGGTATTGAAAAGACGTACTGTACAATCAAATTTAGCCCCATAA